The proteins below are encoded in one region of Fibrella aestuarina BUZ 2:
- a CDS encoding sterol desaturase family protein: protein MERIVSYFEHIPSAHRSLILVGGIAFFWLIESVVPLFRFDYHKSRHAGVNLFFTLTTIIVNFALAFVLVKTSDWVVTNHSGVLSWVSLPLWAEAVIGLLLLDLIGAWLAHWTEHHVKWMWQFHAVHHSDQYVDTTTANRHHPGESVIRFVFTTLAVIVVGAPMWLVFMYQAFSVLLSQFNHANIELPRWADRAIGWLMVTPNMHHVHHHYVLPYSNTNYGNIFSIWDRLFNTHAERAGKDLVYGLDTHPDTHEHSHIGGILKTPFQAYRPPVGEKQRVLTDD, encoded by the coding sequence ATGGAGCGCATTGTCAGCTATTTTGAACACATTCCGTCGGCGCACCGCAGCCTGATTCTAGTCGGGGGTATTGCCTTTTTCTGGCTCATCGAAAGCGTGGTGCCGCTCTTCCGGTTCGATTACCACAAGTCCCGGCACGCGGGCGTCAACTTGTTCTTCACGCTCACAACCATCATCGTCAACTTCGCGCTGGCGTTTGTATTGGTCAAAACCAGCGATTGGGTGGTGACCAACCATAGTGGCGTGTTGTCGTGGGTGTCATTGCCGCTCTGGGCCGAAGCGGTGATCGGTCTGTTACTGCTTGACCTGATCGGCGCCTGGCTTGCCCACTGGACCGAACACCATGTGAAGTGGATGTGGCAGTTCCATGCCGTGCATCACTCCGATCAGTATGTAGACACCACCACGGCCAACCGGCATCACCCCGGCGAAAGCGTGATTCGCTTTGTGTTCACAACGCTGGCGGTGATCGTGGTGGGGGCGCCCATGTGGCTGGTCTTCATGTATCAGGCCTTTTCGGTGTTGCTCTCGCAGTTCAACCACGCTAACATCGAGCTGCCCCGCTGGGCCGACCGCGCCATTGGCTGGCTGATGGTGACGCCCAACATGCACCACGTGCATCATCACTACGTGTTACCTTATTCCAACACCAATTACGGGAACATTTTTTCGATCTGGGACCGGCTGTTCAATACCCACGCCGAGCGAGCCGGTAAGGACCTGGTGTATGGGCTCGACACCCACCCCGATACCCATGAGCACAGCCATATCGGCGGCATTCTGAAGACGCCTTTTCAGGCTTACCGGCCACCCGTTGGCGAAAAACAGCGCGTGTTAACCGACGACTGA
- a CDS encoding sugar phosphate isomerase/epimerase family protein has translation MQTNRRDFLKQAGLFSAGTLALSSSLTDAFGGTIRNFGLQLYSVRDVLPKDPKGIMTQLAKMGYKQFESYQGEQGFLWGMEPAAMKSFLNGLGVKMVSTHFDFGGAAKDADKLQQYIDMANGAGLSYMLCPYIGPQKTWDDWKRVADSFNRVGEAVRNGGLKFGYHNHDYSFRPMPDGRLPQDYLLANTDPINVMFELDLCWIEAAGQSAVDHLKQHGKRYELCHIKDYKKEADGKVVQQNLGKGVVNYKAILKQAKKSGMKHFLVEQEEYPQSPMASMQIDADYMKVLKI, from the coding sequence ATGCAAACCAACAGACGTGATTTTCTGAAGCAGGCGGGCCTTTTTTCAGCCGGTACGCTTGCGCTTTCCTCGTCGCTGACCGATGCCTTCGGTGGCACTATCCGTAATTTCGGCCTCCAACTCTACAGCGTTCGGGATGTGCTGCCCAAAGACCCGAAAGGCATCATGACCCAACTGGCCAAAATGGGCTATAAGCAGTTTGAGAGCTATCAGGGCGAGCAGGGTTTCCTGTGGGGCATGGAGCCCGCCGCCATGAAATCGTTCCTCAACGGACTGGGTGTGAAGATGGTGAGTACCCACTTCGACTTTGGGGGTGCGGCTAAAGACGCCGATAAGCTCCAGCAGTATATCGACATGGCCAATGGTGCCGGACTCAGCTACATGCTCTGCCCATACATCGGCCCGCAGAAAACCTGGGACGACTGGAAGCGCGTCGCCGACAGCTTCAACCGCGTGGGCGAAGCCGTTCGCAATGGTGGGCTGAAATTTGGGTACCACAACCACGATTATTCGTTCCGCCCCATGCCCGACGGCCGGTTGCCGCAGGATTACCTGCTCGCCAACACCGACCCGATCAACGTTATGTTTGAACTCGATCTGTGCTGGATCGAAGCAGCCGGTCAGAGCGCCGTCGACCACCTGAAACAGCATGGCAAACGCTATGAGTTGTGCCACATCAAAGACTACAAGAAAGAAGCCGACGGCAAAGTGGTGCAGCAGAACCTGGGTAAGGGCGTCGTCAACTACAAAGCGATTCTGAAACAGGCTAAGAAAAGCGGTATGAAGCATTTTCTGGTTGAGCAGGAAGAATACCCGCAGTCGCCGATGGCCAGCATGCAGATCGACGCCGATTACATGAAGGTGCTGAAGATTTAA
- a CDS encoding AI-2E family transporter — MASTDTNTVTNTIYTPKQQRILLIASLLVLGGFIIAGLQGYVSAFFGAGILYVIFRPVFYGLVYKKKWNRTWVTSGIMFFSLFVIILPFLVLSLLLIDRIQYYSQHTDQILGLVKQAEQLTGFKITSQQNIQRMLQQGGTFASRQLPSLAGGALDFLVIIGLMLFTLFYMFSDEETFLSGLRKHLPFKRDTLRELGDQLKNNVNANVLGQGIVSFVQGVLTGLTLMVFGVPDAAFWGTVAFFLAFIPVLGTPLVWAPAGLIQLSQGNTTDGVGILLVGAIVITNIDNLLRIMLAKRMGDVHPLVTLAGIVIGVPIFGILGLVIGPTILSFFIVLMQVFARENQESRIEAAQDEATVRERAEEKAERTVR, encoded by the coding sequence ATGGCTTCTACAGATACCAACACCGTCACTAACACCATTTACACGCCCAAACAGCAGCGTATTCTGCTGATTGCCAGCTTACTTGTGCTGGGTGGCTTCATCATCGCCGGTCTACAGGGCTACGTGTCGGCCTTTTTTGGGGCGGGCATCCTCTACGTCATTTTCCGGCCCGTATTTTACGGGTTGGTGTACAAGAAAAAATGGAACCGGACCTGGGTTACGTCGGGCATTATGTTCTTTTCGCTGTTTGTCATTATCCTGCCGTTTCTGGTGCTGAGCCTGTTGCTCATCGACCGCATCCAGTACTACTCGCAGCATACCGATCAGATTCTGGGCCTTGTCAAACAGGCGGAGCAACTGACCGGCTTTAAAATCACCAGTCAGCAGAATATCCAGCGGATGTTGCAGCAGGGGGGCACTTTTGCCAGCCGTCAGCTGCCGTCGCTGGCGGGCGGTGCACTCGACTTTCTGGTGATTATCGGCCTGATGCTCTTCACGTTGTTCTACATGTTTTCCGATGAAGAAACGTTTCTATCGGGCCTGCGCAAGCACCTACCGTTCAAACGCGACACCCTCCGCGAACTGGGCGATCAGCTGAAAAACAACGTTAATGCCAACGTGCTAGGGCAGGGGATCGTCTCCTTCGTGCAGGGCGTACTGACGGGGTTGACGCTGATGGTTTTCGGGGTGCCCGACGCGGCGTTCTGGGGCACGGTAGCCTTCTTTCTGGCTTTTATTCCGGTACTGGGTACACCGCTGGTTTGGGCACCGGCCGGCCTGATTCAGCTCTCGCAGGGCAACACAACCGACGGAGTCGGCATTCTGCTGGTGGGGGCCATCGTGATCACCAACATCGATAACCTGCTGCGCATCATGCTAGCCAAGCGCATGGGCGACGTGCATCCGCTGGTTACGCTGGCGGGCATCGTGATTGGTGTGCCCATCTTCGGCATTCTGGGTCTGGTAATCGGGCCTACCATTCTGTCGTTCTTCATTGTGCTGATGCAGGTCTTTGCCCGCGAAAACCAGGAGTCACGCATTGAGGCAGCGCAGGACGAAGCCACCGTGCGGGAACGAGCCGAAGAAAAAGCCGAACGAACTGTACGGTAG
- a CDS encoding class I SAM-dependent rRNA methyltransferase, whose protein sequence is MTFPKVHLQKGRDEAVRRFHPWVFSGAVAKRDDGIDDGDVVEVFDSRGTYLGTGHFHDGSIQVRLFSFAAHTNSQPIDPGVPFWAQKLERIRAVRRSVVPAQTNCYRLVHGEGDGCSGLIIDMYDGVAVFQAHSIGMHRHRQAICEALEQVFGTELVAIYDKSAETLPDQYAAGVQNGYRFGRAQTPRPVRENGHTFLVDWITGQKTGFFLDQRDNRQLLARYVADKRVLNAFCYSGGFSVYALAAGATLVHSVDVSQKAIDLTNQNIAANPGFAGEHEAIADDVMHYLKAHDHQYDVVVLDPPAYAKSLSARHRAVQGYKRLNVEGLKRVAAGGILFTFSCSQVVDRELFYNTVVAAAIEAGRQVRVLHHLSQPADHPVSLFHPEGGYLKGLVLWVE, encoded by the coding sequence ATGACATTTCCTAAAGTACATCTGCAAAAAGGCCGCGATGAGGCAGTACGGCGGTTTCACCCCTGGGTCTTTTCGGGAGCCGTAGCGAAGCGCGACGACGGTATCGACGATGGCGACGTGGTGGAGGTATTCGACAGCCGTGGCACGTACCTGGGCACCGGGCATTTCCACGATGGTAGCATCCAGGTACGTTTGTTTTCGTTTGCCGCGCATACCAACAGCCAGCCCATCGACCCCGGCGTGCCGTTCTGGGCGCAGAAACTGGAACGTATCCGGGCCGTGCGGCGTAGCGTCGTGCCCGCTCAAACCAACTGTTACCGGCTGGTGCACGGCGAAGGCGACGGCTGTTCGGGGCTGATCATCGACATGTACGACGGTGTCGCCGTGTTTCAGGCGCACTCGATCGGGATGCACCGGCACCGGCAGGCCATTTGCGAGGCCCTGGAGCAGGTGTTTGGTACCGAACTGGTGGCCATTTACGACAAAAGCGCCGAAACCTTGCCCGACCAATACGCGGCGGGGGTACAGAACGGCTACCGATTCGGTCGCGCCCAAACACCGCGCCCCGTGCGCGAAAACGGCCACACGTTTCTGGTCGATTGGATAACGGGCCAGAAAACGGGCTTCTTCCTCGATCAGCGCGATAACCGCCAACTGCTCGCCAGATACGTTGCCGATAAGCGGGTGCTGAACGCCTTCTGCTATTCGGGCGGCTTTTCGGTGTATGCGCTGGCCGCCGGTGCCACGCTGGTGCATTCGGTCGACGTGTCGCAGAAAGCCATCGACCTCACCAACCAGAACATCGCGGCCAATCCCGGTTTTGCGGGCGAGCACGAGGCCATCGCCGACGACGTGATGCATTACCTCAAAGCGCACGACCATCAGTATGACGTGGTGGTGCTCGATCCGCCCGCCTACGCCAAGAGCCTGTCGGCGCGGCACCGGGCGGTGCAGGGCTACAAACGCCTCAACGTGGAAGGGCTGAAGCGGGTCGCGGCGGGTGGTATCCTGTTCACGTTTTCGTGCTCGCAGGTGGTCGACCGGGAGCTGTTCTACAACACGGTGGTGGCGGCCGCTATCGAAGCCGGGCGGCAGGTGCGGGTGTTGCACCACCTGAGCCAGCCCGCCGACCACCCCGTGAGCCTGTTTCACCCGGAAGGCGGTTATCTCAAAGGGCTGGTACTGTGGGTTGAATAA
- a CDS encoding TonB-dependent receptor domain-containing protein: MNRLSALILLVALSAPAYAQFGPPGGGGGGMGGPPGMGGYRQGQQDSKKTKEFVPGVDSNAPKGSAKLGGILTDSASGKPVEYATIALIDATTGKPVDGGVSDGQGKFSLKNLPAGTFRLQYSFIGYQTRNAGPIQLEKNTDMKLGTVTLAPDVRLLGEVTVTGQRAMIEEKVDRLVFNAEKDLTARGGDAADLLRKVPLLSVDLDGNVSLRGSTNIRVLINNKPSTIVAANVADALKQLPSDMIKSVEVITSPSAKYDAEGSAGIINIITKKNTLHGMTMTVDAGAGTRGSNLGLNGSYREGKLGISLGGFGRYMYNRASSTFDQTTLLPGGGTQRSLQQNSNFDNPLFGSYSLSADYDLKKDESLSASVRYGTRNFVQSQSQFTQTYLNNVYNGNPTTRDIQQKNLSNSIDASLDYLRTYGSGEGNQTRPELSLSLQLSRANVDNNYTANLLSGTSSEILRRQRNVNDNTNQELTFQADYQTPLGSRQLLEVGGKAINRQVNSQFEYLAATGNSDLFVPDLNSPSGSLDYQQGIQAGYVSYTYASRSKYTLKAGVRYEHTGISAFGTDGKSLGIPDYGNLVPSVNLSKQLSQTTTLKAAYNRRIQRPFLQMLNPNVNASNPLNITKGNPYLSPELTDNVELSLSTTVKKVYLNWSVFGRQTNNEITQVRIASDSVPGAIITTFANIGFERTIGTNVFGNVQLTPKWSINGGVDLYYRLMRGQVTDASGRSETRENAGTILSGRLTSQWSLGKWGIQANGFVSGPRIQLQGQQGGMYMYSVGVLRNFANKQGSIGLAAENFAGGVQMVSTFSSPTLQQESVMRLYNQNVKLTFNYRFGKMTFQPKKRRTNREGGGNGNGEEY, from the coding sequence ATGAATCGTCTCTCCGCTCTCATCCTGTTGGTCGCCTTATCGGCACCGGCTTATGCTCAGTTTGGCCCTCCCGGCGGCGGGGGCGGCGGTATGGGCGGCCCTCCGGGCATGGGCGGCTACAGACAGGGGCAGCAGGACAGCAAGAAAACAAAAGAATTTGTGCCGGGCGTCGACAGCAACGCGCCTAAAGGCTCGGCCAAACTAGGCGGGATACTGACCGACTCGGCCTCGGGTAAGCCCGTTGAATACGCCACGATCGCGCTGATCGACGCCACCACCGGCAAACCCGTCGATGGCGGAGTCAGTGACGGACAGGGCAAATTTTCGCTCAAGAACCTGCCCGCCGGTACGTTCCGCCTCCAGTACTCGTTCATCGGCTACCAGACGCGCAACGCCGGACCGATTCAGTTGGAGAAAAACACCGATATGAAGCTGGGAACGGTAACCTTGGCGCCCGACGTGCGGCTGCTGGGCGAAGTGACCGTGACGGGGCAGCGGGCCATGATCGAAGAGAAAGTAGACCGGCTGGTGTTCAACGCCGAAAAAGACCTGACGGCCCGCGGTGGCGATGCCGCCGATTTGTTGCGGAAAGTGCCACTACTCTCGGTCGATCTCGACGGCAACGTGAGCCTGCGGGGTAGCACCAACATCCGGGTGCTGATCAACAACAAGCCCAGCACCATCGTAGCCGCCAACGTGGCCGACGCCCTGAAGCAACTGCCCTCTGATATGATCAAGAGCGTGGAGGTGATCACCAGCCCCTCGGCCAAGTACGACGCCGAAGGCTCCGCCGGGATTATCAACATCATTACGAAGAAAAATACGCTACACGGCATGACGATGACCGTCGACGCCGGGGCCGGTACGCGGGGTTCCAACCTGGGGCTGAACGGCTCGTACCGCGAAGGGAAACTGGGCATCAGCCTGGGCGGGTTTGGCCGCTACATGTACAACCGCGCCTCCTCGACCTTCGACCAGACGACGTTGCTGCCCGGCGGCGGCACCCAACGCAGCCTGCAACAGAACAGCAACTTCGACAACCCGCTGTTTGGCTCCTATTCGCTCAGCGCCGATTACGACCTAAAGAAAGATGAGTCGCTCTCGGCCAGCGTGCGCTACGGCACCCGCAACTTCGTTCAGTCGCAGAGCCAGTTTACGCAGACGTACCTTAACAACGTATACAACGGCAACCCCACCACTCGCGACATCCAGCAGAAGAACCTGTCTAACAGCATCGACGCCAGCCTCGACTACCTACGTACCTACGGCTCGGGCGAGGGCAACCAGACCCGCCCCGAACTGAGCCTGTCGCTGCAACTGAGCCGCGCCAATGTCGATAACAACTACACGGCCAACCTGCTGAGCGGCACGTCGAGCGAGATTCTGCGTCGGCAACGCAACGTCAACGACAATACCAACCAGGAGCTGACGTTTCAGGCCGATTACCAGACGCCGCTGGGCAGCCGGCAGTTGCTCGAAGTGGGCGGTAAGGCCATCAACCGGCAGGTAAACAGCCAGTTTGAGTACCTGGCCGCAACCGGCAACAGCGACCTGTTTGTACCTGACCTGAACAGCCCGTCGGGTTCGCTCGACTACCAGCAGGGTATTCAGGCTGGGTACGTGTCGTATACCTACGCCAGCCGCAGCAAATACACCCTGAAAGCGGGGGTACGTTACGAACACACGGGCATCTCGGCTTTCGGCACCGACGGCAAGTCACTGGGTATCCCCGACTACGGCAACCTGGTACCCAGCGTCAACCTGTCGAAGCAACTGAGCCAGACCACCACGCTCAAGGCGGCGTATAACCGGCGTATTCAACGGCCTTTCCTACAAATGCTGAACCCCAACGTAAACGCCTCCAACCCGTTGAACATCACGAAGGGGAACCCCTACCTCAGCCCCGAACTGACCGACAACGTGGAGCTGAGCCTCAGCACGACGGTGAAGAAGGTGTACCTGAACTGGAGCGTGTTTGGCCGCCAGACCAACAACGAAATCACGCAGGTACGTATCGCGTCGGATTCGGTGCCGGGGGCCATCATCACGACGTTTGCCAACATCGGCTTCGAGCGGACGATCGGCACCAACGTGTTTGGCAACGTGCAGCTGACGCCGAAGTGGAGCATCAACGGTGGCGTCGACCTGTATTACCGCCTCATGCGGGGTCAGGTAACCGACGCCAGCGGTCGGTCGGAAACCCGCGAGAATGCCGGTACGATCCTGAGCGGCCGCCTGACCAGCCAGTGGTCGCTGGGCAAATGGGGCATTCAGGCCAACGGCTTCGTGAGCGGACCACGGATTCAGCTACAGGGGCAGCAGGGCGGCATGTACATGTACTCGGTGGGGGTACTGCGCAACTTCGCCAACAAACAGGGGAGCATTGGCCTCGCCGCCGAAAACTTTGCCGGTGGGGTGCAGATGGTATCGACCTTCTCGTCGCCCACCTTGCAGCAGGAGAGCGTGATGCGGCTCTACAACCAGAACGTGAAGCTGACGTTCAACTACCGCTTCGGCAAGATGACGTTCCAGCCCAAGAAGCGCCGTACCAACCGCGAGGGTGGCGGCAACGGCAACGGCGAAGAGTACTAG
- a CDS encoding response regulator yields the protein MSAHGPILIIEDDEDDQYMINLSLERLNVSNPRLFFSNGQEALTYLEVTTELPFLILCDVNMPLMNGLELRQCITDNETLKRKSIPFVFFTTASNPELVRAAYDETVQGFFKKSTTFGSLQEQIGLIIAYWQNCLHPNNC from the coding sequence ATGTCTGCACATGGACCTATTCTGATTATCGAAGACGATGAAGATGATCAGTACATGATTAACCTGTCGCTCGAACGACTCAACGTATCCAATCCACGCCTCTTTTTTTCGAACGGTCAGGAGGCCCTGACGTACCTGGAAGTGACAACCGAACTCCCTTTTCTGATTCTCTGCGACGTGAATATGCCGCTGATGAACGGGCTGGAACTGCGGCAGTGCATCACCGACAACGAGACGCTCAAACGGAAGTCGATTCCGTTCGTTTTTTTTACCACCGCATCGAATCCGGAACTGGTGCGGGCTGCCTACGACGAAACGGTTCAAGGGTTTTTCAAAAAATCGACCACCTTCGGGTCGTTGCAGGAACAGATCGGGCTGATCATCGCCTACTGGCAAAATTGCCTGCACCCCAATAATTGTTGA
- a CDS encoding gliding motility-associated C-terminal domain-containing protein — MRCTFYALFLLIGLLCPRFTSATHLVGGHLEMRAVGDQPGHFIVTVTNYFENNNRAAAVSNGAIGIYRKRDNVQMTQFIAYETGTVKRSPIVYANAFCASQRNLNFISATFVADLQLSPAQYNDSQGYYIAYQTRNRNGSVDNLVNPLNTGFTFYLEFPALSTTGKFGNNSSPSFAPVNGEYLCLNNPFTFPFGGTDPDGDELRYSMITPLNQRTNSNNGVSAGPYPSVSFGSGYSADNAIPGSPSLSVDRATGQLSVTPTKTGLFVFAVLVEEYRGGQKIGEVRRDFQFLVVDCPPTQTPTPTAQIKGLPVTATKTTLCPGESATLVVTNDPTWNYQWQRDGLNMPGATNSELTVNDQGVYTVQVSLKNTCTQAGGTQSLTINSMNTTPTLTAKGQLCATDGSVTMTVSTLPDMGYQWLVNGQVVPGAIADELLVSQPGTYQARLTHLTLGCSVLSEPRQLTRAPAVVATLLSASGFNRICPSGSLDLLADGGIQYKWTANGQLLAGETGSTHSTSAVGTFSLTATDANGCTGTSPPLTLSAVPPVAPALDVLPPMCGTVAAAQTLIGQPLSGTFAGPGVTGSQFNPAAAGVGQHTITYSLRPAPECVAVTTSQTAIVYPIPTIDLPEQMLTFRGNSFTLQPGLTGDPTQFLWSPADWLRDAQVANAQIDDIRQPIAYTLWVANAGSCTATATIEIDVVDRLYAPDAFTPNGDGDNDQWEIVNAAAFPDLDVTVFNRWGSAIFHGSGADQPRFDGRLDGVELPGGVYTYVIRYSPLFPPLRGKLMLLR, encoded by the coding sequence ATGCGCTGTACGTTTTACGCACTCTTTCTGTTGATTGGTCTGTTGTGCCCCCGGTTTACGTCGGCCACGCACCTGGTGGGCGGCCATCTGGAGATGCGGGCGGTGGGCGACCAACCCGGTCATTTCATCGTTACGGTTACCAACTATTTCGAGAATAACAACCGGGCCGCGGCCGTTTCCAACGGGGCTATCGGCATTTATCGGAAGCGCGACAACGTGCAGATGACGCAGTTTATCGCCTACGAAACGGGGACGGTCAAGCGCAGCCCGATCGTGTACGCCAACGCCTTCTGCGCCAGCCAGCGAAACCTGAATTTCATCTCGGCCACGTTTGTCGCCGACCTTCAGCTGTCGCCAGCGCAGTACAACGACTCGCAGGGCTACTACATCGCCTACCAGACCCGCAACCGCAACGGCAGCGTCGATAATCTCGTGAATCCGCTGAACACGGGCTTTACGTTTTACCTTGAATTTCCGGCGCTCAGCACAACGGGCAAATTTGGCAATAACTCGTCGCCGTCGTTTGCGCCGGTCAACGGCGAATACCTATGTCTCAACAACCCGTTCACGTTCCCGTTTGGTGGCACCGACCCCGACGGCGATGAGCTGCGTTACAGCATGATTACGCCGCTGAATCAGCGCACCAACAGCAATAACGGCGTTTCGGCGGGCCCCTACCCATCGGTTAGTTTCGGGTCAGGGTACTCGGCCGACAACGCCATTCCGGGGAGCCCGTCGCTTTCGGTCGATCGGGCAACGGGTCAACTGTCGGTAACGCCGACCAAAACGGGACTGTTTGTTTTCGCCGTGCTGGTGGAAGAATACCGGGGCGGGCAAAAGATCGGCGAAGTGCGGCGCGATTTCCAGTTTCTGGTGGTCGACTGCCCCCCTACCCAAACACCCACCCCCACGGCGCAGATCAAAGGCCTGCCCGTTACGGCGACCAAAACCACGCTTTGCCCCGGCGAATCGGCCACGCTCGTGGTCACCAACGACCCAACCTGGAATTACCAGTGGCAACGCGACGGCCTGAATATGCCCGGCGCGACCAACAGCGAGCTGACCGTGAACGATCAGGGCGTGTATACAGTGCAGGTGTCGCTCAAAAACACCTGCACGCAGGCCGGCGGCACCCAGAGCCTGACCATTAATTCGATGAACACCACGCCGACACTGACGGCTAAAGGACAGCTGTGCGCGACCGACGGATCCGTAACGATGACGGTTTCGACGCTCCCCGACATGGGCTATCAATGGCTGGTCAATGGGCAGGTAGTACCGGGGGCCATCGCCGACGAACTGCTCGTTAGCCAGCCAGGTACGTACCAGGCCCGGCTCACCCACCTCACGCTGGGCTGTTCCGTGCTTAGCGAGCCCCGGCAGCTTACCCGCGCCCCGGCGGTGGTGGCAACCCTGCTGTCGGCGAGTGGCTTCAACCGTATCTGCCCCAGCGGCAGCCTCGACTTGCTGGCCGATGGCGGCATCCAGTACAAATGGACGGCCAATGGGCAGTTGCTTGCGGGCGAAACGGGCAGCACCCACAGTACCAGCGCGGTGGGTACGTTCAGCCTGACGGCCACCGATGCCAACGGTTGTACGGGTACGTCGCCACCGCTCACGCTGAGTGCCGTTCCACCCGTTGCGCCCGCGCTCGACGTGCTTCCGCCGATGTGCGGCACGGTGGCCGCCGCGCAAACGCTGATCGGCCAACCCCTCAGCGGTACGTTTGCCGGACCGGGCGTCACCGGGTCGCAGTTCAACCCGGCGGCGGCGGGCGTAGGGCAGCATACGATCACCTACAGCCTGCGCCCCGCCCCCGAGTGCGTGGCGGTGACCACGTCGCAGACGGCCATCGTGTATCCCATCCCGACGATCGATCTGCCCGAACAGATGCTGACGTTCCGGGGCAACTCGTTTACGCTACAACCGGGCTTAACCGGCGACCCCACGCAATTTCTGTGGTCGCCCGCCGATTGGCTGCGGGACGCGCAGGTGGCCAACGCGCAGATCGACGATATCCGGCAGCCCATTGCCTACACACTTTGGGTAGCCAATGCCGGTAGCTGCACGGCCACCGCCACCATCGAGATCGACGTGGTCGACCGGCTCTATGCCCCGGATGCCTTTACACCCAACGGCGATGGCGACAACGACCAATGGGAAATCGTCAATGCCGCCGCCTTCCCCGACCTCGACGTGACGGTCTTCAACCGCTGGGGCTCGGCCATTTTTCACGGCAGCGGCGCCGATCAACCCCGCTTCGACGGGCGGCTCGATGGCGTTGAGTTGCCCGGCGGCGTGTATACCTACGTCATCCGGTATTCGCCCCTCTTTCCGCCCTTGCGGGGTAAACTTATGCTGTTGCGGTAA
- a CDS encoding sensor histidine kinase, whose translation MRAIERYQGALHTVGWLVFIGLPFLTLPSFLWNPQDLISIGTAQLLTGGVMIVFFYYNLNQLTPALLLQQQRRRFVLVLLGALVTVCLVKLACFYGLPQAPRPWAKPGGRHKPFGPWPGVLSVSFSFSFITMLSSLIALSRHHARLRDQQQQMVIGKVSAELAMLKLQVSPHFLFNTLNNIRWLARQKADQTEAAVVKLSQLLRYMLYQAQRDRVSLTQEIEQLHYYIDLQRMRLTDRQTVTFTVQGPVEGLLIEPLLFIPFVENAFKYGLHGQEKSSISIQLAVDGQQLTFIVDNPTFAQASMSTEDSGIGITNVAQRLTLHYPGRHILTYGEDDGRFRVKLVLEAEGSPATKAPRPAPMNV comes from the coding sequence ATGAGAGCAATTGAACGCTACCAGGGGGCATTGCATACCGTTGGCTGGCTGGTCTTCATCGGCCTGCCATTCCTGACCTTGCCCTCTTTTCTATGGAATCCGCAGGACCTGATTAGCATTGGCACCGCACAATTGCTGACGGGCGGCGTGATGATCGTCTTTTTCTATTACAACCTGAATCAGCTGACGCCCGCGCTGCTGTTGCAGCAACAACGCCGCCGGTTTGTGCTGGTGCTGCTGGGGGCGCTGGTGACCGTTTGTCTGGTGAAACTGGCCTGTTTTTACGGCCTGCCCCAGGCGCCCCGCCCCTGGGCCAAGCCCGGCGGCCGCCATAAGCCGTTTGGCCCCTGGCCGGGTGTGCTCAGCGTGAGTTTTTCGTTTAGCTTCATCACCATGCTCAGCTCGCTGATCGCCCTGAGTCGCCACCACGCCCGCCTGCGCGATCAACAGCAACAGATGGTGATTGGCAAAGTATCGGCCGAACTGGCCATGCTGAAGTTGCAGGTCAGCCCGCATTTTCTGTTCAACACGCTCAACAACATTCGCTGGCTGGCCCGCCAGAAAGCCGATCAGACCGAAGCGGCGGTGGTGAAGCTTTCGCAGCTGCTGCGGTATATGCTCTATCAGGCGCAGCGTGATCGGGTATCACTCACACAGGAAATCGAGCAGTTGCACTACTACATCGATCTGCAACGCATGCGCCTCACCGACCGTCAGACGGTGACGTTTACCGTGCAGGGGCCCGTCGAAGGGTTGCTGATCGAGCCGTTGCTGTTTATCCCGTTCGTGGAAAATGCGTTTAAATACGGCCTGCACGGGCAGGAAAAGAGCAGCATCAGCATTCAACTGGCCGTTGATGGGCAACAGCTTACGTTCATCGTCGATAACCCGACGTTTGCGCAGGCAAGCATGTCGACTGAGGATTCTGGGATTGGGATTACCAACGTGGCGCAACGCCTGACCCTGCATTACCCCGGTCGGCACATCCTGACTTATGGGGAAGACGATGGTCGTTTCCGGGTGAAACTGGTGCTGGAAGCCGAAGGGTCACCCGCCACCAAAGCCCCGCGTCCCGCGCCGATGAATGTGTGA